TTACACTATTTTTGCGTGCCCTTGTTTTTTCCTGCCGCTAGGTGTCACTGATAACTTTCCGTTGGTTACATGAAATGTATCGTCCCAATATTAGGGaacttttcaaaaaagaaatatcCATGTTTGTGACAGTGAATATAGTCattgttattatcatcatcattttacCATTATCTCTGATAGAATTGTATTCAATTTGGCTTCGTTTCTGTTGTATGGATTCATTTTACCttacattattaaaaatgtctaCAGATTTCAGCGCCAGTAATTTCAGTCGAAAAGGAGTCTGAAatgcacattcatttattcGCTACAATAAACTTTGCATCACTCCATCACATTACTTACAGCGTAGAATACAATATACTGAGTTCATTTCGAATATTTCAGggctaaaaatacaaaaataaattattcacattttaagtGCTTGTGTGCAAAACGGTCGCGTCCTGCATTTATACACGTCTTCAGTAACCATAACAATGAATAATATAAAGTACTGTAAGTTTCATTATATATTTGGTATTATGACGCATGCCAAGTAAGTAATATCTGTATAGATCAGACGACGACGACGTTTTCCATAGCGCACCCACATTTCTCCACGATCATGTTGGGAAACTCGGCCACCTCGATATCGGTGTGCTCGCCCTTCTTCACCAGGTACATGACAGGCAGAGGCGCGCTCTCCACGGGCGCGCACACGCGCTTCCCGTAGGCGGGGCCGCGCCTGGGCTGCCTGCACTGGCCGTCACAGCGGAACGCCTGGTAACCGGCCGGCTCTAGGACCCAGAACTGCGTCCACGACATTTCCCTGAAGTTAACGAAGTACTGCTGTCGGCAGCACGCGCGGCCGTCCGTAGAGCCGCAGTCGCCTTGAGAGCTGCGAGAAGAGCCGTTCGGAAAGTGTTAGGTCCTTGAAATTGACACAAATGTAACGCAGAATAGCTTGAATAAGCTCTGTTGTGAAGTACAGCGCACCATACCCAAATTCCTCGACACTGAGTGTGTAGAGCACGATCTCGGCGCTCCCGCCGGGGCTGCTGTCGGACGGTGGGTCCTGGCTTCGGAAGCGCACGTGTTTCGCGAGCTGTGCCGCGTACGAGCCCGGTCTCTCCGCCTCGATACGCACCTCCAAGTGCAGGAGGCTGCTGCTTCGTCCGCTCTTCGACCACAGGTGGACCGCCTGGGTCACGTCGAAGCTTTTCCAGCCCGTTTCATGAATGGGCACCAACCTGGGAAagattactattattaataatacacacacacattttcggaaccgcctgccccatacggggtcgcggggaaccggagcctacccggaaacacagggcgtaaggccggagggagaggggacacaccctggacgggacgccagtccatcgcaaggcaccccaagcgggactcgaaccccagactcagcagagagcaggactgtggtccaacccactgcgccaccgcacccccacataataaaaataataataataataataataataataatccaaaGCGATTTCTTGGACAAACCGCTTtgcatgtgcttttcattttacacagcagggcatttttattaagaaaaaaaaacatttacagtcaAGCGGgagtaataataacagttacCACACGACTCAATTTTTACCAcgcttattattataatataaaacGCCCGGCTAAAACAACAGGGTTcgtgacacagcagcagcaccaggcaGGATTCATCCCGTTTGGCAAAACTGTAATTTAAGTACAAGGCAGCTGCAGCGTAAAGTTTTCCTGCTGGAAATGAGGAGTGTGGATGGAAGGAAGCGGGAGCGGCTGTGAAAACACTgtaataatactgtactgtacctgctgaaggcttattattattattattattattattattattataataacccAGGGCTGCAGAGTAGGTCCGATCGAAAGCGGAAAAAGCTAAGGAGGACGTTTATGACGTGATTATAactaggggaaaaaaataaaataaagaataaacgAACAACGTGCGTGAAATGAGACATGATGGAGCGAATTTGCAGGTTACCTGGAGTCGACGAGGGAGGTGCGGTTCGAGCCGCCGTCCCGCACGTCCACCCAGTAGATGCTGACCCGCGCGCTCTGCacgagccgccgccgccgctgctgctgctgctgctcctgcgcTCCGAGACTCTCCGGAGGCGCCGTCTTGAAGAGCTTCAGCTCGGCCAGCGTCACCTCGCTCCTCTCCGGGATCCGGGCCTCCATGTCGAAGACCATCCGCTGGCGGGTGGCGTCGGAATACATGATCCCCCCGCTTAAATCTGGATCagtaatacaattaaaaataatttaaaaaaaaaaactggtgagaCAACATGGCAAAGGGATTTGCACGGTTTGTCCAGCTGTGCCTTAGTACAAGTGAATGCCACTATTTGTGATGCCCCTTTTTTTTGGCCCTTGTGTGCATCCATCCACTTCTCTGAAAACTCCAGCATCCCGGCATCCCGTTTTTGcgcactttggggggggggatttaccTGCATTTCCCGGGATTCCTCTCAGAATTCCAGCCAGGCTGGGTAGGGATCTGCGCCGTCTGCTGTTGTGCAGTCTCAGCATGGACAGGTACTTGTTCTTCAGATGGGTTGGGATCACGATCTTCTCAAGGTCCCGCTCGTCGATGCCGGGCAGCTCGTCCAGCGCTAGTTTCCGAAGCATGGCCTCTTTCAGGTCCTCGTGAGTAAATCCATGGACAACAGCAAGCGCAGCGCAGCACAGCGCGCACATGCTCAGTGGACCCATGAGTCTTGCCAGGAGGAGTAGTCCCATGGTAAAGGCGGCCGTCGAGTTCTGACTGTATGATAGTCGAGCGCTGACATCACACTGCCCTTATATGTGGCAGTCCCTCCGGCATTCACACATGCGGGCGGGGGTCAAGACCCAACACACAGTAGGTGTGATCATTTCTCAGCTCATTTGGGACATAATGGCAGACTGAACCCTTCAGACCGAACTCCTCCCTCGCAAAAAGTATAGTAAGGCAGGGGGTGCGCTTCTCTTCtctttattttctccagtttcatCAACAGGTCTCAGAGTGAGACACACGTAGGACTTAAATAACAGCCAGGCCACTATGGcggttttacttttttcttgggTTCAGTTAAAGGAGCTttaggatgggggggggggggttggcacagtgggcttggccagggcccactctccggtgggcctggggtttgagtcccgcttggggtgccctgtgatggactggcgtcccatcctgggtgtgtccccctgcaccctgtgctgctgggttaggctctggctcacaaGTGACCTCAGACAGCATGTGTAATTCAAATCGTACGATTTCCTGCATGTCCCGTTTCCCTGCTCcgatttcaaataatttttcgGACGAAACGTGCTTTGGGAGACTTCTCGAAAGGCATCTTGTACCTGTTTCTCGAGCAGATTTTACCCGGTCGGTTCGTCACAGGCAAGAGAACTTTGTGGCTTTGGAGCGACCGCTGCCCAGTTTTGTGTATTGTGCCTGTGGTATCACGCAGAGCAAGGAAAATACAGGAAGCGCTGCTCACGGCCTGACCTGCATATCTAATCAAAGCTCACGTCCCCAGGCATTGCTCAGAGAAAGTGACACCTTAAGTGGAAATTGTGTTTATCTCCTTATAATGTGTGTCTTACTCTCATCTGACATTTTGTTCACTCCTGGCGGTGGATAGCGGAACACAGACGtaatttaataaagaaaaaaaaatgtccaagtGGCTaccttttatatttcatttggaaaaaaaaatgtgctgttgagAAATATTAACTGTCACTGTCTGAGGTCACTGAGGCTTTTCTCTTACTGAGCATTTCTGAacttttttggggaaaaaaaacttatatGCAGTTATTATAGCTCTGCTCTGGTCTCTATATGGAGCTCTGATGTTGGTTCCCCGCGGGAGAACAGCACTGGTCAGGAATTAGAAAAGCAGacaatttcagtcatttttattttacagctctGATTTTAATGCTCTACTTTTTTTTAGAGTTGATATTGCCTGCCACTGTCCAGATGGTACTCCCATTGCAATCCTCaccactttttttaattttgattactgtttatttagtgacaatgtgtggtttttatgtatttttgcttattttaaacatttcacttcTAAACAATCCAACTGGTTCCCTGATTAATTGTGAACTTCTTTCAAATGTCAGTCTTTATTATCTTGTTTATGTTGTTAGCTTACAGAAGAGATAGACCAAACAAAGTGATCATAAAGCAGTGGGTGTGAAATAGTGTCAGCTGAGGAGTGACTGGTTTATTGTTCACTTTAATTAAATGATTGGTTGTTAGTTTTGAGTGTTTCTGTTCCAGCCTCTCTCTTTGTATCTCTTCTATCTTTATATCTCTTCtgatttttactgaagtgaAAATATACAGCTTTCCTTCTCGTCAGGAAGTTGCTATAATTTATATTTGTGGTCCTGTAGTTATAACATGAATCCATCCAATTTTagtaaccacttgttctgagcagaGCCATGGtgggccggagcctatcccagaaactttgggtccaaggcaGAGGAGTACAACCTGGGCAGGACACTGGTCCATTGCAGGCCATAACATtcataaataatagaaaatatacatacattttcttaatcacttgtcccatacagggtcacagagcctaacccagcaacacagggcgtaaggctggagggggaggggacacacccaggacgggacgccagtccgttgtaaggcaccccaagcgggactcgaaccccagcccaccggagagcaggacccggtccaacccattgcgtccacctatataaaatataaacattatataaaatatacatatatacacacacacacacacacattttcagaaccgctcgtcccatacggggtcgcagagcctaacccagcaattcagggtgtaaggccggagggggacaggacaccagtccgccgcaaggcaccccaagcaggactcgaaccccagacccaccggagagcaggaccgtggtcccacccactgctccaccgcgccccctcttaTATAGAATATCCAATGGTAATAATGACATAACATGTATGGCCAAGGGCTTTAGACATGGAAGAACTGTTGTGCAGTTTCCATTTGGATAAATAGAatcctcatccatccatccatccagcagTTGTTTACACTTTACACTGTACAATTACACTTACACAAAATATTATGCGATTTCATTAAGTTTCATGcagagccttttttttttttttttctttgcgaAGGGCTTTGAGCCCCACTTGGCAGAGAGCGCTGTATAGTTGGTGTGATCCTGCACATATTGTGTATTTGGGCAGACTGCGATCGAGGCCCCTGCAGCTGCCAATACACATGAGTGAGGGTGTATGAGGGATCTAATTAGAGACAGTCTTACACCCGCCCAtccgcacccaggacaggagtcTTTCACCACCTGCAGACACGTTTCATTCCCCTTATATTAGGATTAGCGCTCTGCCTCCACAGGACTCTTCATTTTTTCACTATAATGGACACATTATAAAATGGCATAAAAATGCAGTTATGACGCCGGAGTTCTGGGATCTGGACACGAAATGCTTTGTATGAACAATGATTTATATACCATATGATTATGACAAATGACATAtgatttatattataataatagatTACACGATTATGACAAATGAATAATTCCTAAATTACGGCGCTTCCCGACGTAATAACATGATTTGTCtcactgataaataaataaataaataaataaatgaataaatacaggaCATTTACATCCGTGATGCACCGAAAGAAGTCCGTTTCCGCAAAAAGAGGCTTTCGGTTTATTGTACCGTACAAATAATATCTTTTTGTAACGGATTCTTACCTAATAGTTCGTCTAAACCGGTGAGAATGCAAATTTTCCTTCACACCCTTTAGTTCTCatactttgttttcatttttaacctgCGGTAGTTTCAGAATTGCTgttatgcagcttttttttttttgcgcatttCATTGAAAGGAGCGACTTTAAACGTCCAGGAAATGAGCGCTATCTTCTATTAACAGGAAGCGCGGACTCCAAAGAGTGGAATTTAATTTACACTGTGTGTGCGTACTCTGAGTGTCACTagggggagagaggaaaaaagaaaaggtatgAACGAACAGGCTGGACCAGAAACACCTCAAAACTCACTCCCAATCATTTAATTAAAGTGAACAATAAACCAGTCACTCCTCAGCTGCCACTATTCACACCCACTGCTTTATGATCACTTTATATAGATAgtcagtgatttacatttacatttttatttacatttattcatttagcaaacgcttttgtccaaatcgacgtacatctcagcaaaaatacaatttgtgcattacattaagagaaagagacatggctgcagacatgtgattctaaagtaaacctagtttgttcctttccacttgatgcaccgatgttcattgctcgagtaattgcataaaacgcaggacagatgaatcctgataacctcctaccatttttttaaataagaagatacagaaataattaaatacaaatcaaAGATTGTGAAAGACAGTGATCAAAGCCATATCTATCActgtatatatctgtatatactgtatatatatatatatagcaataCATatcactgtatatatatatatatatatattaggtTACAGAAGAGATAGACCATATATATCCCAGCTGTATATCTCAATGATATATAGAGATACATGATATGGTCTATTTCTTCTGTAAcctaatgtaataataaaaaaatctcttttttggCCGCGAAGTTACACTATACTCTGTATTTCGAGCGCTATGTGTAGACAGAAGGGTTCATTCGTACCACTGTTCGTGGCAAACGCGCGTAGTTTAATTGGTTTCGCTGCAAATGTGGATTCCTGCGACcacaatttatgttttttttttttttttaactgatgtcAGTTTAATGTCTCCTTAATACACATTATAAAGAGAAGGGGCGGTTATTAGCACTTCCGAGCTTCCGCTACCCACCCTTTTTTGTGCCGATCCCCCAAATTATCAATTGAAAGAGATCAAACTTATTAGATACCGATTCCACAgcgggtagcgtagtggttagagctgctgccttcggacccgaAAGGTcgctggttcagatcccacctccagctgtactcaAAGCCTTGAGCGtgatacttaccctaattgctctagtgaaattacccagctgtgtaataCCACTGCAATCGCTCTATTACACTACAGCGTAAGCTGTTGAAATGAGCTCGTGCCCGATATCAAGTATGTCGAACATGTACTGATCTGTGACTACAAGAGATAAGTTCcaaatattttactattttgaattacattttatttattaatctccTCAAAACGACTTGCAAtgaattatgtacccatttagtACTGTATCATGCTTCAGAAGAGCAGttacagtgcccccccccccccccccatttatactgtattttaccgGAGTGTTTCAGAAACGCTGTGATTAGAAATCCGTGTGTTTAATTATAAGTGTCCTACGGAGCGCTCCGCCGTAGCAGTCAGTGTGTCCGTGTTCGGTCGGGCTGCTGGGATCCCAGAAAAaacgagtaaaaaaaaatgtatcaggactagtctatcctgagttttgtgcacctactcgatgaacatcggtgcaaaagtggaaggaaacaaactaggtttacttaagaatcacgtgtctgtaactatgtctctttctcttaatgtaatgcacaaattgtattttctctgcgatgtacgttgctttggagaaaagcgtctgctaaatgaataaatgtaaatgtaaatgtaaaacaaggtgCGCACTTTGCAGGAAAAGCGGAAAACCAGGGGAAATGCAGATGCTGCAATACAGGGTTTCGACACCAGGTGTCAGCAAATCACCATTTCATTTGCGTCTGAAATTGGCGTTCGAGCGAAGTCCAGAATGGAGAATTCTCCTGAAAACAAAGTGAGTATTTGTTTAAATTGGGAAACTAAAAGAATGCGTTTCGGAGTCAAGAAAGGTTCGCCTGTTTTTCAGCAGACATGAAACTTTGTTTTTTAGAAAATCTAAACAAAAACCAAGTTCAGAACACGACAACTACTCTGGACACTTTAAAATCAAGTAAAGAGTCACGGGTTGAAAGCTGCGTGTTTACAACATATCCCCCATGCTAATTTTTCTGTCCCTTTTCCTTCATCACTAATTTTGTGTTATTCTTACACTGGGTTCTCTTGCCACCAACATTGCAGTTAcgaaattttaaatatacaaacattttctcagttCATTTCAGTGGAATTTTCCTATatgctttcaaaaatgtttgttccAAGTGAATTTGTGACTCAAAACTGCACCTGGTACATGAAATTGGTTCTCGAACCCGCTACGCTGCCTTGGGCCTTAAGATTCTGCAGTAGGATCaggatcaccgtgaccccgaACTGCACAATTGGATTCTGCGTTTCTCCTGCGATGAATGACTATGATAAACTGTAATTTCTAGTGTTGTGGCCTTTAAAGACAATTGTATGCATTTTAGCAtcttcacttagcagacacttttctccaaagcgacttccaatgaattccatgtagtgttatgagcccacacaccttattcaccaaggtgacttacactgctagatacactacttacactgggtcacttatccatacatcagtggaacacgctcactctgtcgctcacacgctatgggtgaacctgaacagcatgtctttgtactgtgggaggaaaccagagcacctagaggaaacccacacaacaagggggagaacatgcaaactccacacagatcaaGCAGGGaccaaactcacatcctctcgcaccacccagacattGTGTGACAGGAACACTACTTGTCgtcccaccatgccaccctctTTAACTTTCAGCACTTcaaaccttttcatttttttcttttgctttagaGCCCATTATTATTACAGATGATACAGTGTCACCAGATTTCTGAGACATGGTTTCAAGTGACACTACTATTTGAGAGCTGAGTTGGTCTGGTTATTCAGTGTATCAATTAGTTAATAAGCAATGTGTacaaatttaaaatcaaataactcaatattgtttaaaactgggggggggggcgcagtgggttggaccatggtcctgctctcccgtgggtctggggttcgagtcctgcttggggtgccttgcggcggactggcatcctgtcctgggtgtgtcccctccccctctggccttacgccctgtgttgccgggttaggctctggttccccgcgaccctgtatgggacaagcggttctgaaaatgtgtgtgtgtttaaaaccaGGTTTAAAAGGCAAGTAGGGAATATTTGAAGACAGAGACATATCGATCTCTGAACCCTTTAAAATTGTCTCAGTTTTTCTGCACATGAAGCCTTATTCTACAGTCAATAATCTGTcatctggaaaaaatatatagtcaCAATAGAAGCTGAGAGTCGGTATAAAATGACCCATAAAAAGACTTTTTAACTTTATTGTGCTTTGAGTGTTTTAATAGCTCATATTGGTGTAAAATCAACTGTAATCTGTTAAAATTACAGGTCATCTTCAGAAAGAAGGAGTGTCTATAAATAAATTCACCATTAAATCAGCAGAATCATtttcacggaaaaggatggcatgccccctccaggtaaggggagagaatttaccccaggtggaggagttcaagtaacTTGGGGTCTttttcacaagtgaggggagaagggatcttgagatcggctgcagactgggagcagggGCAGCAGTAATAGgattgctgtaccggactgtagtcgtgaagggggagctgagccataaggcgaagctctctatttaccggtcggtctacgcccctaccctcacctatggtcatcaactttgggtaatgagcgaaagaataagatcgcggatacaggcggctgaaatgagttttctccgcagggtgctgggactcactctccgtgatagggtgaggagttcggacatccgggaggaactcagagtagagccgctactcctccacattgagaggagccagttgaggtggttcgggcatctgataaggatgccccctgggtgcctccgtTTGggggccaactgggacgagaccctgagatcagcccaggacccgctggagggattatatctcacagttggcctgggaacggctggggatctcccaggct
This genomic window from Scleropages formosus chromosome 1, fSclFor1.1, whole genome shotgun sequence contains:
- the LOC108924069 gene encoding left-right determination factor 2-like, whose protein sequence is MGPLSMCALCCAALAVVHGFTHEDLKEAMLRKLALDELPGIDERDLEKIVIPTHLKNKYLSMLRLHNSRRRRSLPSLAGILRGIPGNADLSGGIMYSDATRQRMVFDMEARIPERSEVTLAELKLFKTAPPESLGAQEQQQQQRRRRLVQSARVSIYWVDVRDGGSNRTSLVDSRLVPIHETGWKSFDVTQAVHLWSKSGRSSSLLHLEVRIEAERPGSYAAQLAKHVRFRSQDPPSDSSPGGSAEIVLYTLSVEEFGSQGDCGSTDGRACCRQQYFVNFREMSWTQFWVLEPAGYQAFRCDGQCRQPRRGPAYGKRVCAPVESAPLPVMYLVKKGEHTDIEVAEFPNMIVEKCGCAMENVVVV